The genomic DNA CTGGAACTATCTCGCCGCATGGGCCTGGGCCTACAAGCAATACGGTGGCGACGAGCAGAAGATCAAGGATTACATCGGCGAACTGTTCCGCCATGTGCCAGTGCTCGATACCGGTGCGCGCGGCTCGACAACCACTTTCGTGCAACGTCAGCTCGGCGATGTGTTGCTTGCCTGGGAAAACGAAGCCTATCTCTCGGTGGCTGAATTTGGCGAGGATGCATTCGACATCGTTGTTCCGCCGCAATCCATTCTGGCTGAACCGCCAGTCGCGGTGGTGGACAAGAATGCCGAGGAAAACGGCACCACCAAGCTGGCGCAGGCCTATCTTGAATATCTGTATTCGCCGGAAGGTCAGGCGCTTGCCGCCAAACATTTCTACCGTCCGTCGAAGCCTGACATCATCCCTGCCGACAAGCAGCGCAAGTTTCCGGACTTGACGCTGGTGACGATCGATGATCCGATTTTCGGTGGATGGGCCAAGGCACAGCCCTATCATTTTGGCGATGGAGGAACGTTCGACCAGCTCTACAAGCCGGGAAAATAATCCGGAGTTCGAGAGCAATCAGTAACAATAAGTACTGAAGAGGGAACAAACCAACGCATGTCTTCGCTCCCTGCACGGGCCAGAGCAGGGTCGCACTTCAGAAAGCCGAGCGTCATTCCCGGTTTCGGGCTGACGTTCGGCTTCAGTGTTGCCTATCTGACCCTTCTCATTCTCATTCCGCTTGCGGCATTGGTGCTGCGTTCCACCGAAGTCGGGTTTTCCGGCTTCTGGCGCCTCGTCACCGACGCGCGCACATTGAAAGCGCTTGAAACGAGCTTCGGCACCGCCTTC from Brucella anthropi ATCC 49188 includes the following:
- a CDS encoding sulfate ABC transporter substrate-binding protein, whose translation is MKISRFSLTLAALVAAASLTGTVQASFADQTLLNVSYDPTRELYKDYNAAFAAHWKAETGETVTIRASHGGSGKQARSVIDGIKADVVTLALESDIDAIAALSGKIDKDWRKRLPNNSAPYTSTIVFLVRKGNPKGIKDWGDLVKDGVEVITPNPKTSGGARWNYLAAWAWAYKQYGGDEQKIKDYIGELFRHVPVLDTGARGSTTTFVQRQLGDVLLAWENEAYLSVAEFGEDAFDIVVPPQSILAEPPVAVVDKNAEENGTTKLAQAYLEYLYSPEGQALAAKHFYRPSKPDIIPADKQRKFPDLTLVTIDDPIFGGWAKAQPYHFGDGGTFDQLYKPGK